GAGTTAGCCTATTTGAGTACATGTAATTTGAATTGACGTGTTAGTGAATTTAATTATACAATAATAATATTATCAATAGAATTAGTATTGAATACAATTCCAGAAATTAACGTGGTATTTTTTATGGATATTGAAGGAAAAATGAATAGTTTAAGGAACTATTTTCGTGGAAAAAAGGTTCTGATTGCATTTTCGGGGGGTGCAGACAGCACACTACTGGCTTGGGTTGCCAAAGAAGAGGCAAATGAGGCCCTGGCAGTCACGGTGGATAATGGTGTTATGCCTTCAGATTGTGTTCAGGACGCAGAACTCATCGCCCAAAAAATAGGGATCAAACACCTTGTTATACATGAAAACTTCCTGGAGGATTCTGCATTTGAAATAAACCCCCCTAACAGGTGTTACGTCTGCAAGATGAAAATGCACCAGAGACTGGAAAAAATAGCAAAGGAAGGACAGTATGATGAGGTGGTTGACGGCACCAACATCAGTGATCTAATGGAGGACCGGCCAGGAATAATGGTTAACATAGAAAAAAATGTTAAAACACCCATGGTAAAGTCAGGAATCACCTCCCACGATGTAAGAACCATTTTAAATCAGTTTAACATTGATTATAATCCTTCAACCACCTGTCTTGCCACCAGAATCCCCACTGGAAAAGCAATCACTCCCCGTAAAATCAACCGCATTAGCTATGCTGAAAATCTCATCAAAAACCTCACGGGTCTGGATGTGGTTCGGGTGAGGGACGATGATGGTATGGCCCTTATTGAAGTGAAAGATGTGGATAAACTTATTGACCGAGGATTACTTCATCATCTGGATTTAGAACTGAAGTCAGTGGGTTTTAAGAGAATTACCATGGATATTGGGAGCTATGGTGATTTGAAAGATGAGATGGTAATTTATAAACCCTGTAAAGATGCGAAAAATAAGATAATGTTTGAAACAGAACTTCCATACCAGTTTAACATCTCTCTAACCTGTCAGGAACTGGAAACCCTGGGAAAGGTTAAGTGCTCCAGGGAGATGGGCATAGCCATGCTGGAAATGGATGGTAGGAACATCACCATATTTGCCAAGGGAAAAATTGTCGCCCGTAAAGTTAGAGACCAGGAAGATGCTCAGGAGTTGTTGCTTAAGGTTCTACCTTGTCTGCGCAGGCAAATATGAGAATAATTTTTGATATCAAACTAATAAATTTGGTAAAAAAACTAAATTTTGATAAAAGACTCCAGCAACATATCTTTTGAAGATAAAAACGGTATAAAAAATATTATAAAAGAAATAGTTAGTATAAATTAGATATTTGGTGAAGATATTGGCTGTTTAAAGAGATATCTAAGATGTCTATTTATCAAATTTCTCGATGTACATTCTCTTTAACTTTACGCCGGAATGCTGTGAGTTTTTTGAAAAAACCCCTACTATCGTTTCCAGAGAGAACAATAATATCTCCTTCCACTTCCAGTACCTCACCATCGGCTTCTATGTTCTCGATCTCAACCATGATCTCCGATGCATCTTCCAGAATATCATTGGCGGTGTAAGAATAATCTATAACCATTTTTTCATGGGGATGAACCTCTTGCAAGGCTCTTTTAATGGTCAATTCTAGTATCTGGAAGAATGTTTCCAGTTGAGGGTCCCCTTCCCACCACATGGTGGCCATAATAAATCTAAGATTGATATCCTGCAGGGAGACTTCCCCTCCTTTCTTACCAACGATACGGATAATTTCAGGATCGGCTTTTATTTTAATAATTGGTTTTACTATGGGAGTTGTTTCTGACATTTTAATCTTCAATAATGTTTTGTTTAATTGCTTATTTGTTTAATTGCTTATTTAATTAGATAAATAAAAAAATACAATAAAAAAAATTAATTATAAATCAGTTATGA
Above is a genomic segment from Methanobacterium sp. containing:
- the larE gene encoding ATP-dependent sacrificial sulfur transferase LarE, with the protein product MDIEGKMNSLRNYFRGKKVLIAFSGGADSTLLAWVAKEEANEALAVTVDNGVMPSDCVQDAELIAQKIGIKHLVIHENFLEDSAFEINPPNRCYVCKMKMHQRLEKIAKEGQYDEVVDGTNISDLMEDRPGIMVNIEKNVKTPMVKSGITSHDVRTILNQFNIDYNPSTTCLATRIPTGKAITPRKINRISYAENLIKNLTGLDVVRVRDDDGMALIEVKDVDKLIDRGLLHHLDLELKSVGFKRITMDIGSYGDLKDEMVIYKPCKDAKNKIMFETELPYQFNISLTCQELETLGKVKCSREMGIAMLEMDGRNITIFAKGKIVARKVRDQEDAQELLLKVLPCLRRQI